One Neomonachus schauinslandi chromosome 9, ASM220157v2, whole genome shotgun sequence DNA segment encodes these proteins:
- the LCMT2 gene encoding tRNA wybutosine-synthesizing protein 4, whose product MDPRSRERRAGAVQSTNDSSALSKSSLAAHGYVHDPFTALLVPGTARRAPLIHRGYYVRARAVGHCVRAFLERTCAAPGAPRAQIVSLGAGSDSLYFRLKTAGWLAGAAVWEVDFLDVVRRKAERIQDTPELSALTGPFQSRDPASALCFESVDYRLLGLDLRQLPRLDQALAAAGLNAAAPTLLLAEAVLTYLEPSDAAALIAWAAQRFPDALFVIYEQMRPHDAFGQVMQQHFRQLNSPLHGLDCFPDVEAQQHRFLQAGWTACCAVDMNEFYRCFLPSEECQRMENLEAFDEFEEWHLKCAHYFILAASRGDTLSQTLVFPPSEAFPRIDPASPSGVFPASVVTNDSKGPNLKRYGHASVLLSPSIILSAGGFGEQEGRHCRVSKFHLLSRYCDFEWKGHQIYSCGTGTQWDGRLYHTMTRLSDTEVLVLGGRLSPVTPALGILQLRVSKSKDNSTEDLNVTITKAGPEDSTLSCWRHSTTEVSFENQKYLFVYGGRSVAEPVLSDWHFLHVGTMAWVSIPVEGEVPEGRHSHSACSWQGGVLIAGGLGASEEPLSSVLFLKSISCGFLWESVVIQPPITPRYSHTAHVLNGKLLLVGGVWIHSSSVPGVTVIDLTTGLSSEYQIDTTYVPWPLMLHNHTSILLPEEQQLLLLGGGGNCFSFGTYFNPHTVTLDLSSLSAGQ is encoded by the coding sequence ATGGACCCGCGGAGCCGCGAGCGTCGGGCGGGGGCAGTACAGAGCACCAACGACAGCAGCGCCCTCAGCAAGAGTTCCCTGGCCGCGCACGGGTACGTGCACGACCCCTTTACCGCGTTGCTCGTTCCGGGGACCGCGCGGCGCGCGCCGCTCATCCACCGCGGCTACTACGTCCGCGCACGCGCCGTGGGGCATTGCGTGCGTGCCTTTCTGGAACGGACGTGCGCGGCCCCCGGCGCTCCTCGCGCCCAGATCGTGTCGTTGGGAGCGGGTTCAGATTCGCTGTATTTTCGCTTGAAAACTGCGGGCTGGCTGGCCGGTGCTGCAGTCTGGGAAGTAGATTTTCTGGACGTCGTCCGGCGCAAAGCGGAGAGGATTCAAGATACGCCGGAGCTGAGCGCGTTAACCGGGCCTTTCCAGAGTAGGGACCCTGCGTCAGCGTTGTGCTTTGAGAGTGTGGACTACCGCCTCCTAGGCCTGGACCTGCGGCAGCTCCCGCGATTGGACCAGGCCCTGGCCGCCGCCGGCCTTAACGCGGCCGCGCCCACTCTGCTCCTAGCTGAGGCGGTGCTGACCTACCTTGAGCCGAGTGATGCCGCGGCCCTCATCGCCTGGGCAGCCCAGCGTTTTCCTGATGCCCTTTTCGTGATCTACGAGCAGATGAGGCCGCATGACGCCTTTGGCCAGGTCATGCAGCAGCATTTTCGGCAGCTCAATTCTCCCCTGCACGGCCTAGACTGCTTTCCCGACGTGGAGGCCCAGCAGCACCGCTTCCTTCAGGCTGGCTGGACTGCCTGCTGTGCTGTGGACATGAATGAATTCTATCGCTGCTTTCTCCCCTCAGAAGAATGCCAGCGCATGGAGAATCTTGAAGCTTTTGATGAGTTTGAGGAGTGGCATTTGAAGTGCGCCCACTATTTCATTCTGGCCGCGTCTAGAGGAGACACTCTCTCCCAAACTCTGGTGTTTCCACCCTCAGAGGCGTTTCCTCGAATAGATCCTGCTTCTCCATCAGGCGTCTTCCCTGCCAGTGTAGTCACTAATGACAGCAAGGGCCCAAACCTTAAGAGATATGGGCATGCCTCTGTCCTTTTGAGCCCAAGCATTATTCTTAGTGCAGGAGGATTTGGAGAGCAAGAGGGACGGCATTGCCGAGTGAGTAAGTTTCACTTGCTCTCAAGATATTGTGACTTTGAATGGAAAGGCCACCAAATATACAGTTGTGGGACTGGAACCCAGTGGGATGGACGCCTTTATCACACCATGACAAGACTTTCAGATACCGAGGTTTTGGTTCTGGGAGGGAGACTGTCCCCAGTAACTCCAGCCTTGGGGATTCTCCAACTTCGTGTCTCTAAGAGTAAGGATAATAGCACTGAGGACCTAAATGTGACAATAACAAAGGCCGGCCCAGAAGATTCCACGTTGTCATGTTGGCGGCATTCAACAACAGAAGTGTCCTTTGAGAATCAGAAATACTTGTTTGTGTATGGGGGTCGAAGTGTGGCAGAACCTGTACTAAGTGACTGGCATTTCCTACATGTGGGGACAATGGCTTGGGTCAGTATCCCAGTGGAGGGGGAAGTACCTGAAGGTCGGCATTCACACAGTGCCTGCAGCTGGCAAGGGGGAGTCCTTATTGCTGGAGGTCTGGGTGCTTCTGAGGAGCCACTGAGCTCTGTACTCTTTCTAAAATCAATCTCTTGTGGATTCCTCTGGGAATCAGTAGTCATCCAGCCTCCCATTACTCCAAGGTACTCACACACAGCTCATGTGCTCAATGGGAAGCTTCTGCTTGTTGGAGGGGTCTGGATTCATTCTTCCTCAGTTCCTGGAGTGACTGTAATTGATTTGACTACAGGATTGAGCTCTGAGTATCAGATTGACACAACATATGTGCCATGGCCATTAATGTTACACAATCATACCAGTATCCTCCTTCCTGAAGAGCAGCAGCTCCTGCTCCTTGGAGGTGGTGGGAACTGCTTTTCCTTTGGCACCTACTTCAATCCCCATACAGTGACGTTAGACCTTTCTTCCTTAAGTGCTGGACAGTAG